One window of the Rhizobiaceae bacterium genome contains the following:
- a CDS encoding sugar ABC transporter substrate-binding protein, whose translation MKSSIWKSALLGGMSLLAFAAQASAGEVRVTVAEYSTKTAPYFADVEKEFEAANPGIDVQIEIVPWDVLLQKLTTDIAAGTNADLSIIGTRWLIDFVQQGIAEPLDGYITPEFKDRFIDTFLSPSVMEGKTYGLPIAASARAMYYNKDILSKAGVANPPATWAELQDAARKIKESGGDVFGFGLQGKEIETDVYYYYAMWSMGSEILNEDGSSGLGTPGALEAAKLYKSLIDEGLTEPGVTSLNREDVQNLFKQGKVGMMITAPFLSNQIKEEAPNLNYGVAAIPAGPTGARGTYGVTDSIIMFQNSKNKEEAWKLLDYLFTTEQRAKFTQGEGFLPVNKEEAKMDYYVNNADLAAFTALLPDARFAPVIPGWEEIAQITSDAMQKIYLGKPEEIEATLKDAAAKADAILKK comes from the coding sequence ATGAAGTCATCAATCTGGAAATCCGCCCTTCTCGGCGGCATGAGCCTGCTAGCCTTCGCCGCGCAGGCCAGCGCGGGCGAGGTGCGTGTCACGGTCGCCGAATACAGCACCAAGACGGCTCCCTACTTCGCCGACGTCGAGAAGGAGTTCGAGGCCGCCAATCCCGGCATCGACGTCCAGATCGAGATCGTGCCGTGGGACGTGCTTCTGCAGAAGCTCACCACCGACATCGCAGCCGGCACCAATGCCGACCTGTCGATCATCGGCACGCGCTGGCTGATCGATTTCGTGCAGCAGGGCATCGCCGAGCCGCTCGACGGCTATATCACGCCGGAGTTCAAGGACCGCTTCATCGACACGTTCCTGTCGCCGTCCGTCATGGAAGGCAAGACCTACGGCCTGCCGATCGCGGCGTCGGCCCGAGCCATGTATTACAACAAGGACATCCTTTCGAAGGCCGGCGTCGCCAATCCGCCCGCGACCTGGGCTGAATTGCAGGATGCGGCGAGGAAGATCAAGGAATCCGGCGGCGACGTGTTCGGATTCGGCCTCCAGGGCAAGGAGATCGAGACCGACGTCTATTATTACTACGCCATGTGGTCGATGGGCTCGGAAATCCTCAACGAAGACGGCTCATCGGGACTCGGCACCCCCGGCGCGCTTGAGGCCGCCAAGCTCTACAAGTCGCTGATCGATGAGGGACTGACCGAACCGGGCGTCACCTCGCTCAACCGCGAGGACGTGCAGAACCTGTTCAAGCAGGGCAAGGTCGGCATGATGATCACCGCGCCGTTCCTCTCCAACCAGATCAAGGAAGAGGCGCCGAACCTCAATTACGGCGTGGCCGCCATCCCCGCCGGCCCGACGGGCGCGCGTGGCACCTACGGCGTCACCGACTCCATCATCATGTTCCAGAATTCGAAGAACAAGGAAGAGGCCTGGAAGCTCCTCGACTACCTGTTCACCACGGAACAGCGCGCCAAGTTCACGCAGGGCGAAGGCTTCCTGCCGGTGAACAAGGAAGAGGCCAAGATGGACTACTACGTGAACAACGCCGATCTGGCCGCGTTCACCGCGCTGCTGCCCGACGCACGCTTCGCGCCGGTCATCCCGGGCTGGGAAGAGATCGCGCAGATAACGTCCGATGCGATGCAGAAGATCTATCTCGGCAAGCCGGAAGAGATCGAGGCGACGCTCAAGGACGCGGCTGCCAAGGCCGACGCCATTCTGAAGAAGTAG
- a CDS encoding MurR/RpiR family transcriptional regulator has protein sequence MSAQIADIITRLQMMTQEGSKSDRRLAALVLSDLDFASKAAISEIAARAEVSEPTVTRFCRNLGCEGVRDFKFWLAQAIAIGGLYLMPTPLSRDVREQRIANAITAGATQAIERIAAGLDMATLMSVAELLSASKQILCIGSGGTSSMMATEMQNRLFRLGLSVVSQVDGQLQRMYAAVVTPETTVVSFSISGYAKSIVDSVVLARQYGARTVAITAPGSALAKAAETVIPFQHMEDSNIYKPTSSRYALLAIVDMLATATAESRDGKVLESLRRIKQSINMLKVDDPRLPLGD, from the coding sequence ATGAGCGCGCAGATAGCGGACATCATCACGCGGCTGCAGATGATGACGCAGGAAGGCTCGAAGTCCGACCGGCGGCTGGCAGCGCTGGTGTTGTCGGACCTCGATTTCGCCTCCAAGGCGGCGATCTCTGAAATCGCGGCGCGTGCCGAGGTCAGCGAGCCCACGGTCACGCGCTTCTGCCGCAATCTCGGCTGCGAGGGCGTGCGCGATTTCAAGTTCTGGCTGGCGCAGGCCATCGCGATAGGCGGACTCTACCTGATGCCTACGCCGCTCAGTCGCGACGTGCGCGAACAGCGCATCGCCAACGCGATCACCGCCGGCGCGACGCAGGCCATCGAGCGCATCGCCGCCGGCCTCGACATGGCGACGCTGATGTCGGTGGCGGAGCTTCTCTCGGCCTCGAAGCAGATACTCTGCATCGGTTCCGGCGGCACCTCCTCGATGATGGCCACGGAAATGCAGAACCGCCTGTTCCGGCTGGGGCTTTCGGTGGTATCGCAGGTGGACGGCCAGTTGCAGCGCATGTATGCGGCCGTCGTGACGCCGGAGACGACGGTCGTCTCCTTCTCGATCTCGGGCTACGCCAAGTCGATCGTCGATTCCGTGGTCCTCGCGCGCCAGTATGGCGCGCGCACGGTCGCGATCACCGCGCCGGGCTCGGCGCTGGCCAAGGCGGCCGAGACCGTCATCCCCTTCCAGCACATGGAAGACAGCAACATCTACAAGCCGACCTCATCGCGCTATGCGCTTCTCGCCATCGTCGACATGCTTGCCACCGCGACCGCCGAAAGCCGCGACGGCAAGGTGCTGGAATCGCTGCGGCGTATCAAGCAAAGCATTAACATGCTGAAGGTGGACGACCCTCGTCTGCCTCTCGGAGACTGA
- a CDS encoding SDR family oxidoreductase produces MVTEGEFVGKKVLVTGAAGGLGSALVKTFEDRGADIILCERSVDALEASRWPVHAFDLLDAASIESAVRDILARHGAPDVVVNNAGWTRAETVGDLTSENIDAEIRLNLTGVASFTNGLLPAMMARGSGAFVFISSVNALVHFGNPAYGAAKAGINAFSRGVAVECGRNGIRSNVVCPGSIRTPAWAHRLERDPGIMDKLKGLYPLARIVEASEVAEAVAFLASPRASGITGTVLPVDAGVSAGMLPFIDNVLGG; encoded by the coding sequence ATAGTGACCGAAGGCGAATTTGTCGGCAAGAAGGTTCTTGTCACCGGTGCCGCCGGCGGCCTCGGCTCGGCGCTGGTGAAGACTTTCGAGGACCGGGGCGCGGATATCATTCTTTGCGAGCGGTCGGTCGATGCGCTGGAGGCGTCGCGCTGGCCCGTGCATGCCTTCGATCTGCTGGATGCGGCCTCGATCGAGAGCGCCGTGCGCGATATTCTCGCAAGGCATGGCGCGCCTGATGTGGTCGTCAACAATGCCGGCTGGACTCGCGCCGAGACCGTGGGCGATCTCACCTCAGAAAACATCGACGCGGAAATCCGCCTCAACCTGACGGGCGTCGCGAGTTTCACCAACGGATTGCTGCCGGCTATGATGGCGCGCGGCTCCGGCGCCTTCGTTTTCATCTCGTCCGTCAATGCGCTGGTGCATTTCGGCAATCCGGCCTACGGTGCGGCCAAGGCCGGCATCAACGCGTTCTCGCGCGGCGTGGCGGTCGAGTGTGGCCGCAATGGCATCCGTTCCAACGTCGTCTGTCCGGGTTCGATCCGGACGCCCGCCTGGGCGCACCGCCTGGAGCGCGATCCCGGAATCATGGACAAGTTGAAGGGGCTTTACCCGCTTGCACGGATCGTCGAGGCTTCGGAAGTGGCCGAGGCTGTCGCGTTCCTTGCGTCGCCGCGCGCCAGCGGCATAACCGGGACTGTGCTGCCGGTGGACGCCGGCGTGAGCGCGGGCATGTTGCCTTTCATCGACAATGTTCTCGGAGGGTAA
- a CDS encoding sugar ABC transporter permease, giving the protein MNNRALPYLLTLPSLLLAAVVIFWPVYDLIQISTHEVSRFGQLRDFNDFANYTALFRDPDFINALLRTGLWTLLVVGGALLVSIPVAMILNMDFYGRGIARVIIMLPWAVSLTMTAIVWRWALNGESGMLNSALRNLGIIDQNIQWLASAATAFPMQVLIGILVTVPFTTTIFLGGLSSIPDDLYEASALEGASPVQQFTHITFPLLKPFVNIAIVLNTIYVFNSFPIIWVMTQGGPANSTDILVTHLYKLAFRIGKLGEASAVSLVMFAILLVFTFIYVRLAMRENRA; this is encoded by the coding sequence ATGAACAACCGGGCCCTGCCCTATCTGCTGACCCTGCCGAGCCTGCTTCTTGCGGCTGTGGTGATCTTCTGGCCGGTCTACGACCTGATCCAGATCTCCACGCACGAGGTCAGCCGCTTCGGTCAGTTGCGCGATTTCAACGACTTTGCCAATTACACGGCGCTGTTCAGGGACCCCGATTTCATCAACGCATTGCTCAGGACCGGCCTCTGGACGCTGCTTGTCGTCGGAGGCGCGCTGCTGGTGTCGATCCCGGTGGCGATGATCCTCAACATGGATTTCTACGGGCGGGGGATCGCCCGCGTCATCATCATGCTGCCATGGGCAGTGTCTCTGACCATGACGGCGATCGTCTGGCGCTGGGCGCTGAACGGCGAAAGTGGCATGCTGAATTCGGCCCTGCGCAATCTCGGCATCATCGACCAGAATATCCAGTGGCTGGCGAGCGCGGCGACCGCCTTCCCCATGCAGGTGCTGATCGGCATCCTCGTCACCGTCCCCTTCACGACGACGATCTTCCTCGGCGGCCTGTCCTCCATCCCGGACGATCTTTACGAGGCCTCGGCGCTGGAGGGAGCGTCGCCGGTGCAGCAATTCACGCACATCACCTTTCCGCTGCTCAAGCCCTTCGTGAACATCGCCATCGTGCTCAACACGATCTACGTGTTCAACTCGTTCCCGATCATCTGGGTGATGACGCAGGGCGGGCCGGCAAACTCCACCGACATCCTCGTCACGCATCTCTACAAGCTGGCGTTCCGCATCGGAAAGCTCGGCGAAGCTTCTGCCGTATCGCTGGTGATGTTCGCCATCCTGCTCGTCTTCACCTTCATCTATGTCCGCCTCGCCATGCGGGAGAACCGCGCATGA
- the ugpC gene encoding sn-glycerol-3-phosphate ABC transporter ATP-binding protein UgpC has protein sequence MTDVQFRNLTKAFGNHKVLDDINLDIASGEFVVLVGPSGCGKSTLLRMLAGLEPITGGELFIGGVRANDLPPQKRNIAMVFQSYALFPHMKASENIGFGPKIRGETAARTGEKVKNAANILNLFSYLDRYPRQLSGGQRQRVAMGRAIVRDTSVFLFDEPLSNLDAQLRVQMRVEIKALHQRLKSTIVYVTHDQIEAMTMADRIVVMNQGRILQVGPPLELYDRPANKFVASFIGSPSMSFVSGKVAATGEGAVFEAPGDVHIRLGETGSRAVGKEVEIGVRPEHFRIDEAAPSARIEVDVVEPTGAETHVYGSIGAEKVRAVFRDRVPVRPGDRLPVTVDPKNAHLFDKASGLAL, from the coding sequence ATGACCGACGTCCAGTTCCGCAACCTGACCAAGGCCTTCGGCAATCACAAGGTGCTGGACGACATCAACCTCGACATTGCCAGCGGCGAGTTCGTGGTGCTCGTCGGTCCTTCCGGCTGCGGCAAGTCCACGCTCCTGCGGATGCTGGCGGGGCTTGAGCCGATCACCGGCGGCGAGCTTTTCATAGGCGGCGTGCGCGCTAACGACCTGCCGCCGCAAAAGCGCAACATCGCGATGGTCTTCCAGTCCTACGCGCTTTTCCCGCATATGAAGGCATCGGAGAACATTGGCTTCGGACCGAAGATCCGGGGTGAAACCGCCGCCCGCACCGGGGAGAAGGTCAAGAACGCGGCCAACATCCTTAATCTGTTCTCCTATCTCGATCGCTACCCGCGCCAGCTTTCGGGCGGCCAGCGGCAGCGTGTCGCCATGGGCCGCGCCATCGTGCGGGATACGTCCGTGTTCCTGTTCGACGAGCCGCTGTCCAACCTCGATGCCCAGTTGCGCGTGCAGATGCGTGTCGAGATCAAGGCGCTGCATCAGCGGCTGAAATCCACCATCGTCTACGTCACCCACGATCAGATCGAGGCGATGACCATGGCCGACCGCATTGTCGTCATGAATCAGGGCCGCATCCTTCAGGTCGGCCCGCCGCTCGAGCTCTACGACCGCCCGGCCAACAAGTTCGTCGCTTCCTTCATCGGCTCGCCGTCGATGAGTTTCGTCAGCGGCAAGGTGGCGGCGACAGGAGAGGGGGCCGTGTTCGAGGCGCCCGGAGACGTGCATATCCGGTTGGGCGAGACCGGCAGCAGGGCAGTCGGCAAGGAAGTCGAGATCGGCGTTCGGCCGGAACATTTCCGCATCGACGAGGCCGCTCCTTCGGCGCGCATCGAAGTCGATGTCGTCGAGCCGACCGGCGCGGAGACCCATGTCTACGGCTCAATCGGCGCGGAGAAGGTGAGGGCGGTGTTCCGCGACCGCGTCCCCGTCAGGCCCGGCGACCGGCTGCCGGTGACGGTCGATCCGAAAAACGCCCATCTCTTCGACAAGGCGAGCGGCCTCGCCCTATGA